One genomic region from uncultured Cohaesibacter sp. encodes:
- a CDS encoding GDSL-type esterase/lipase family protein — protein sequence MIRKIMTFALCAAFLGFSAGANAAANAPGRIKPRSSLFLEFSPHVDVVMIGDSITKQGLWSEFVPEIKIANRGVGGDKADQILQRMDTILNTQPKVAYLMVGINDLIHGRSVKKTFNNIVAITEQLQQNNIKVVLQSTLECAREKCQRIFNKKVKRLNAALVTYANSNNIKFIDLNPYLSIKTGLNPKYTFDGMHLNGKGYRVWVDRLYAEGITDF from the coding sequence ATGATACGTAAAATTATGACTTTTGCTCTTTGCGCAGCTTTTCTCGGCTTTTCAGCAGGGGCCAATGCGGCAGCCAATGCTCCCGGGCGCATAAAGCCTAGATCTTCGCTGTTTCTGGAATTCAGCCCCCATGTTGATGTGGTCATGATTGGCGATAGCATCACAAAGCAGGGGCTTTGGAGCGAGTTTGTTCCCGAAATCAAAATTGCCAACCGAGGTGTTGGTGGAGACAAAGCCGATCAGATCCTGCAGCGGATGGACACCATCCTGAACACCCAGCCAAAAGTCGCCTATCTGATGGTGGGCATCAATGACTTGATCCATGGCCGATCGGTCAAAAAGACCTTCAACAATATTGTCGCCATAACCGAGCAATTGCAGCAAAATAATATCAAGGTCGTGCTTCAGTCCACGCTGGAATGCGCGCGGGAGAAATGCCAGCGCATATTCAACAAGAAAGTCAAGAGATTGAATGCGGCGCTGGTGACCTATGCCAACAGCAACAATATCAAATTCATCGATTTGAACCCGTATCTGAGCATTAAAACGGGCTTGAACCCCAAATACACCTTCGATGGGATGCATCTCAATGGCAAGGGATATCGCGTTTGGGTAGATCGACTCTATGCTGAGGGGATCACAGATTTTTAA
- a CDS encoding hydantoinase B/oxoprolinase family protein, producing the protein MSEKWDFWIDRGGTFTDVVGRSPDGSLHPHKLLSENPEAYRDAAIQGIRDLLDVKAGDPIPSYQIDSVKMGTTVATNALLERKGEPTALFITKGFRDALEIGYQARPEIFAKEIIKPELLYHDVYEINERIRADGSVETPLDEARARASMKSAWDAGIRSIAIVLMHAYAYPQHELRLETLAKEIGFTQISVSHQVSPLMKLVGRGDTTVVDAYLSPILRRYVEQVQEELGEGPRLMFMQSSGGLTAANLFQGKDAILSGPAGGVVGAVETARMAGFEKIIGFDMGGTSTDVCHFDGEYERAFETEVAGVRMRAPMMMIHTVAAGGGSILHYKDERFQVGPDSAGANPGPACYRRGGPLTVTDANLMTGKLATDFFPQIFGPNQDQPLDETVVREKFAALAQEVGDDRSPEDVADGFLKIAVENMANAIKKISVQRGYDVTSYALVCFGGAGGQTGCRVADSLGMKTVVLHPFSGILSAYGMGLADIRADRQQSVVKRLEESLIPDLEALRDGLALQTEEELERQAVPAEKRQTRTIVHLRYEGSDTSLPVHFGTVSEMKVAFEQAHKAQFGFAYSDKEIVAETLEVETTGGGAGLIEQDLTLSSETPEAAAATRIYAEGEWHDTSIYKRDRLKPGMTVTGPAILVESHATIVVEDGWQAKLNAKDHVVLSRIVPLQRDKAIGTQADPVMLEVFNNLFMSIAEQMGVTLQKTAYSVNIKERLDFSCAIFDAKGALVANAPHMPVHLGSMGRSVETVIKLNEGNIKPGDAFALNAPYNGGTHLPDITVVTPVFDDKGENILFWAASRGHHADVGGTAPGSMTPLATTVDEEGVLFDNFKIVDQGHFREAALRDLLTDHAYPARNPHQNIADLSAQIAANEKGIQEVRKMVANFGLDVVEAYMGYVQDNAEESVRRVIEALKDSDCEYHTDQGSVIHVKITVDKEKREATVDFTGTTGVKANNFNAPEPVTRAAILYCFRVMVEGDIPMNAGCLKPINIIVPEGCMLRPSYPAAVVAGNVETSQHVTNAVFAALGAMSNSQGTMNNLTFGNDIYQYYETICSGSPAGPGFHGTDGVHTHMTNSRLTDPEVLEFRFPVLLEDFHIRKGSGGKGKWSAGDGTERSLRFLEKMDCAILSSHRSVKPRGLEGGEDGELGHTWVKRLDGSVQELKGCDQTILDAGDTITVVTPTPGGWGAL; encoded by the coding sequence ATGTCAGAGAAGTGGGATTTTTGGATCGACAGGGGCGGCACCTTCACAGACGTTGTCGGCCGGTCGCCAGATGGTAGTTTGCATCCGCACAAGCTTTTGTCTGAAAATCCGGAAGCCTACCGCGACGCCGCCATTCAGGGTATTCGCGATCTGTTAGACGTGAAGGCCGGAGACCCGATCCCTTCCTATCAGATCGACTCGGTGAAAATGGGCACGACAGTTGCCACCAACGCGCTTCTTGAGCGCAAAGGCGAGCCGACCGCCCTGTTTATCACGAAGGGCTTTCGCGATGCGCTGGAAATCGGCTATCAGGCGCGCCCGGAGATCTTTGCCAAAGAGATCATCAAACCCGAGCTGCTGTATCACGATGTCTATGAGATAAATGAGCGCATTCGGGCGGATGGCTCGGTGGAGACGCCGCTTGACGAAGCACGCGCTCGGGCCAGCATGAAATCGGCGTGGGATGCGGGCATCCGCAGCATCGCCATTGTTCTGATGCACGCCTATGCCTATCCGCAACATGAATTGCGGCTGGAAACACTGGCCAAAGAGATCGGCTTTACACAAATCTCCGTTTCCCATCAGGTATCCCCGCTGATGAAACTGGTGGGCCGAGGCGATACCACTGTTGTGGATGCCTATCTCTCGCCCATTCTGCGCCGCTATGTGGAACAGGTGCAAGAAGAACTGGGCGAAGGGCCGCGCCTGATGTTCATGCAATCTTCCGGCGGATTGACCGCTGCCAATCTGTTTCAAGGCAAGGATGCCATACTTTCCGGCCCCGCTGGCGGGGTTGTCGGAGCGGTCGAGACCGCTCGTATGGCAGGCTTTGAAAAGATTATCGGGTTTGACATGGGCGGGACATCCACCGACGTCTGCCATTTTGATGGCGAATATGAACGCGCCTTTGAAACCGAGGTCGCCGGTGTTCGCATGCGCGCCCCAATGATGATGATCCATACGGTGGCGGCTGGTGGTGGCTCCATCCTTCATTACAAGGACGAGCGCTTTCAGGTCGGCCCTGATTCTGCGGGCGCCAATCCCGGCCCGGCCTGCTATCGACGCGGTGGGCCGCTGACGGTTACCGATGCCAACCTGATGACAGGCAAACTGGCAACGGATTTCTTCCCCCAGATTTTCGGCCCCAATCAGGATCAGCCTCTGGATGAAACCGTCGTGCGGGAGAAATTCGCCGCTCTGGCGCAAGAGGTGGGCGATGATCGCAGCCCCGAAGATGTAGCTGATGGCTTTCTCAAGATCGCCGTTGAGAATATGGCCAATGCCATCAAGAAAATTTCGGTTCAGCGCGGCTATGACGTTACCTCCTATGCCCTTGTCTGCTTTGGTGGTGCTGGTGGCCAGACTGGCTGCCGCGTGGCCGATAGCCTTGGCATGAAAACCGTGGTGCTGCACCCCTTCTCGGGCATCCTTTCAGCCTATGGCATGGGGCTTGCCGATATCCGCGCCGACCGGCAGCAATCCGTGGTCAAGCGGTTGGAAGAGAGCCTCATTCCTGACCTTGAAGCGCTAAGAGACGGTCTCGCCCTGCAGACCGAAGAAGAACTGGAACGGCAGGCTGTACCGGCAGAGAAGCGGCAGACGCGCACCATTGTGCATCTGCGCTATGAAGGATCAGACACCTCCTTGCCGGTTCATTTCGGAACCGTATCGGAAATGAAAGTAGCCTTCGAACAGGCACATAAGGCCCAATTCGGCTTTGCCTATTCCGACAAGGAGATTGTCGCCGAAACGTTGGAAGTGGAAACCACCGGTGGCGGAGCAGGCCTCATCGAGCAGGATCTGACGCTTTCCAGCGAGACCCCGGAGGCTGCCGCTGCAACACGCATCTATGCCGAAGGCGAATGGCACGACACCTCCATCTACAAGCGCGATAGGCTGAAACCCGGCATGACCGTTACTGGCCCCGCCATCCTTGTGGAATCCCACGCAACGATCGTCGTGGAGGATGGATGGCAGGCCAAGCTCAATGCCAAGGATCATGTGGTGCTCAGCCGCATCGTGCCTCTGCAAAGAGACAAGGCCATCGGTACCCAAGCCGATCCGGTGATGCTGGAAGTCTTCAACAATCTGTTCATGTCGATAGCGGAACAGATGGGGGTAACCCTGCAAAAGACGGCCTATTCCGTCAATATCAAGGAACGGCTCGATTTCTCCTGCGCCATCTTTGACGCCAAGGGGGCCCTGGTTGCCAATGCGCCGCACATGCCGGTGCATCTGGGCTCCATGGGGCGGTCCGTGGAAACCGTCATCAAGCTCAACGAGGGCAACATCAAGCCCGGCGATGCCTTCGCCCTCAATGCCCCCTATAATGGCGGCACGCATTTGCCAGACATTACCGTCGTCACGCCGGTGTTTGATGACAAGGGCGAGAACATCCTGTTCTGGGCCGCTTCGCGCGGACACCATGCTGATGTCGGCGGCACCGCCCCCGGCTCCATGACACCCCTTGCCACCACCGTGGACGAAGAAGGCGTTCTGTTTGACAATTTCAAGATTGTCGATCAGGGACATTTTCGCGAGGCAGCTCTAAGGGACTTGCTGACAGATCACGCCTATCCTGCCAGAAATCCGCACCAGAATATCGCCGACCTTTCCGCCCAGATCGCTGCCAACGAGAAGGGCATTCAGGAAGTGCGCAAAATGGTCGCCAACTTCGGGCTGGATGTGGTGGAAGCCTATATGGGCTATGTTCAGGACAATGCCGAGGAGAGCGTGCGGCGTGTCATCGAGGCGCTCAAGGATTCCGATTGTGAATATCACACGGATCAGGGCTCCGTCATTCATGTGAAGATCACTGTCGATAAGGAAAAGCGGGAAGCAACCGTGGACTTTACTGGTACAACCGGCGTCAAGGCCAACAATTTCAATGCGCCAGAACCTGTGACTCGGGCGGCAATTCTTTATTGCTTCCGCGTGATGGTCGAAGGCGACATTCCCATGAATGCCGGATGTCTCAAACCGATCAACATCATTGTTCCGGAAGGCTGCATGTTGCGTCCGAGTTATCCCGCTGCCGTGGTGGCAGGCAATGTGGAGACTTCGCAGCATGTGACCAACGCCGTGTTCGCAGCATTGGGCGCCATGTCCAATTCGCAAGGCACGATGAACAATCTCACCTTTGGCAATGACATCTATCAGTATTATGAAACCATCTGCTCGGGATCTCCGGCTGGTCCGGGCTTTCATGGCACGGATGGTGTGCATACCCACATGACCAACTCCCGCCTTACGGATCCGGAAGTTCTGGAATTCCGTTTTCCGGTTCTGCTGGAAGACTTCCATATCCGTAAAGGGTCTGGCGGCAAGGGCAAATGGTCTGCGGGCGATGGCACTGAGCGCAGCTTGCGCTTCCTTGAAAAAATGGATTGCGCCATTCTTTCCTCGCATAGAAGTGTCAAGCCTCGCGGCCTTGAAGGGGGCGAAGATGGAGAGCTCGGCCACACCTGGGTCAAAAGGCTTGATGGGTCAGTGCAAGAGCTGAAGGGGTGCGATCAGACCATACTGGATGCTGGCGACACCATCACGGTGGTGACCCCGACACCCGGCGGATGGGGCGCACTCTAG
- a CDS encoding winged helix DNA-binding protein, whose translation MDSTEKQIGPVVAASHLASGAMPALSEVEFALTMMVNAYHRWIERCMAASGTEGLGPLDVIVLHSVNHRGRSKTLSDICLVLNVEDTHTVAYALKKLEKAGLVASGKRGKEKIAEITPAGEDACLEYKRLREALLIKPMKALGLDEKELSQVAATLRMVSGNYDQAARAAAAM comes from the coding sequence ATGGATAGCACGGAGAAACAAATCGGCCCGGTCGTTGCCGCTTCGCATCTGGCATCAGGGGCCATGCCTGCGCTTTCGGAAGTGGAATTTGCGCTCACCATGATGGTCAATGCCTATCATCGCTGGATCGAGCGCTGCATGGCGGCCAGTGGTACCGAAGGTCTGGGGCCGCTTGATGTCATCGTGCTGCACAGTGTCAACCATCGGGGGCGCTCCAAAACCCTGTCAGATATCTGTCTGGTGCTGAATGTGGAAGACACCCACACCGTTGCTTATGCCTTGAAAAAGCTCGAAAAAGCCGGATTGGTTGCCTCTGGCAAAAGGGGCAAGGAAAAGATCGCCGAAATCACCCCCGCCGGAGAAGACGCCTGTCTGGAATATAAAAGGCTGCGCGAAGCTCTGCTGATCAAGCCAATGAAGGCGCTCGGGCTGGATGAAAAAGAATTGTCGCAGGTGGCCGCCACCTTGCGCATGGTCTCGGGCAATTATGATCAGGCCGCAAGAGCCGCTGCTGCCATGTAG
- a CDS encoding universal stress protein codes for MAIRTILSICTANTPDSEIKLVAGLCAEVDAHLSLIVMGLSTYPPVGEYADAGFLLWAKERDSEAEALSVRVSSARDILESQGISYNVEHEYLLEAMLEDEIALRAHFSDLLVLSNSIMKNRIALQPVIEGAIFRSTRPVLIVPKDGKATLKPERMMIAWNSGDEASRAIYSALGLMKKGTNVTILMVDPVARVEESGEEPGADLATYLARHDVNVSVDVLSSDGQDQDKLVKQHAQAVQADMIVMGAYGHSRLRERIFGGVTEAFMKDPTLPVLMAH; via the coding sequence ATGGCTATCAGAACGATACTGAGTATTTGCACGGCCAACACTCCGGACTCCGAGATCAAACTGGTCGCGGGCTTGTGTGCTGAAGTCGACGCCCACCTGTCTCTCATCGTAATGGGGCTGTCCACCTATCCGCCCGTGGGTGAATATGCCGACGCAGGCTTCCTGCTCTGGGCCAAGGAAAGAGACAGCGAAGCTGAAGCCCTCTCTGTGCGCGTTTCAAGCGCGCGGGATATTCTTGAGTCTCAAGGGATATCCTATAATGTCGAGCACGAGTATCTACTAGAGGCGATGCTGGAAGACGAAATCGCCTTGCGTGCCCACTTTAGCGATCTGCTCGTGTTGAGCAATTCCATCATGAAAAACCGGATCGCCCTTCAGCCGGTAATCGAAGGGGCGATTTTCCGCTCGACCCGACCGGTTCTGATTGTTCCCAAAGATGGCAAAGCCACTCTCAAGCCAGAAAGGATGATGATCGCCTGGAACTCCGGCGATGAAGCATCCCGCGCCATTTATAGTGCGCTGGGCCTGATGAAAAAGGGCACCAATGTGACCATTTTGATGGTTGATCCTGTTGCGCGGGTAGAAGAAAGCGGCGAAGAACCCGGAGCAGATCTTGCCACCTATCTGGCCCGTCATGATGTCAATGTCAGCGTTGATGTGCTGTCGAGCGATGGGCAGGATCAGGACAAGCTCGTCAAGCAGCATGCGCAGGCCGTGCAGGCCGACATGATTGTCATGGGCGCTTACGGGCACTCGCGCCTGAGGGAGCGGATCTTTGGCGGTGTCACAGAAGCCTTCATGAAAGATCCGACCCTGCCAGTCTTGATGGCTCACTAG
- a CDS encoding AAA family ATPase, whose product MRLRKLILHNVRRFADKTVTLGPFGDGLTTITEENERGKSTFFDALHALIFHDYGSARKEIRDLQPYSGGAVQIAAEIELGSEAYRIEKLFNLKKAGSSARIINLATGAILKQADDAEQWIHDTILSSSKGPVGLLWVRQGTVGVDAAKAEAEGVDARRDVMSSVRGQIDAVTGGRRMDTILQRCRSELDAIATKSGKPKAGSQWKEAEDLAESLREQQAKLQKSVDALSHDLEMKKRLTKRLRALNDPALRARRGDAIKASQAELAAARDHDRRIKEAEQGLKLLMAQEQDIERTIKEIGSLRDRREALRQAISEREATLAKIKQAKAQAQAAMAQQQATISERETERRNLNDALSHARQQERSREKRRRLIALGALLASLQEPLSRLAEAERILKMPTASPADLDRLANLEHRRDIAREKRKIHFSSFVLSSQGEQAKCAGAILSDGEAQLIDRPLDITLPGFGAIQLRPAEGAAQAIEDPDALQAEINATLGALGFETVTAARAAHDAHRKAQDAKQLAQAQIRASAPDGLEALRREQDQLCTELGCTIEQAASLLVDDNANAPRTSETMEHGLRDLDEALSALRGSLPKLQDRFTHAANALTEADVLLGERRKALADLAPPADEEAQLDQSIRARSDLAPKLATARAQVNQLQQQAPDLAATEAAHQRALQADEQDRKEIHLQETELARLNGAIQTQSEGAVEEKLAEVSGRLTRALERAAQFASHAKAIDLLITHLEAARAQAQETYFEPIRQELLPLLRQLHAGADFQIDADKLLIDTITRNGITDKVDVLSGGAYEQIAILTRLAFAKLFAKRGSHVPIILDDALVHTDDERISTMFNMLAQMAKDQQIIVLSCRTRAFSDLGGERAFISEGHTADAREH is encoded by the coding sequence ATGAGATTACGCAAACTGATCCTGCATAATGTTCGCCGCTTTGCCGACAAGACCGTAACTCTCGGCCCCTTTGGCGATGGGCTCACCACCATCACCGAAGAAAATGAACGCGGCAAGAGCACCTTTTTTGATGCCCTTCATGCCCTGATTTTTCATGACTATGGGTCAGCCCGCAAGGAAATCCGGGACTTGCAGCCCTATTCGGGCGGAGCGGTTCAGATTGCGGCAGAAATCGAGCTTGGCAGTGAGGCCTATCGCATCGAAAAGCTCTTCAATCTGAAGAAGGCAGGCTCGTCTGCGCGGATCATCAATCTTGCCACCGGCGCCATTCTCAAGCAGGCCGACGATGCCGAGCAGTGGATTCACGATACCATTCTGAGCAGCAGCAAGGGGCCGGTGGGCCTGCTCTGGGTTCGGCAAGGGACCGTTGGTGTCGATGCGGCAAAGGCTGAAGCCGAAGGGGTTGATGCCCGCCGCGATGTCATGTCTAGCGTGCGTGGCCAGATCGATGCCGTAACCGGCGGGCGGCGCATGGACACGATATTGCAGCGCTGCCGCAGCGAGCTGGACGCCATAGCCACCAAGAGCGGCAAGCCAAAGGCTGGCAGCCAATGGAAGGAAGCCGAAGATCTGGCTGAAAGCCTGCGTGAGCAACAGGCCAAACTGCAAAAATCCGTCGATGCCCTCAGCCACGATCTGGAGATGAAGAAGCGGCTTACCAAGCGCCTGCGTGCGCTTAATGACCCTGCCCTACGCGCAAGGCGCGGTGATGCGATCAAGGCAAGCCAAGCCGAGCTTGCTGCCGCGCGGGACCATGACCGGCGCATCAAGGAAGCCGAGCAGGGTCTGAAGCTTCTGATGGCTCAGGAGCAGGATATCGAGCGCACCATCAAGGAGATTGGCTCCCTGCGGGACAGACGCGAAGCCTTGCGCCAAGCCATCAGCGAGCGCGAAGCCACACTGGCCAAAATCAAGCAGGCCAAGGCGCAAGCGCAAGCGGCCATGGCGCAGCAACAGGCAACCATTAGCGAGAGGGAAACCGAGCGACGCAATCTGAATGACGCCTTGTCCCATGCCCGTCAGCAGGAACGCTCTCGTGAGAAACGGCGGCGCCTGATCGCGCTTGGGGCTCTCCTTGCCAGCCTTCAGGAACCGCTCTCCCGTCTGGCAGAGGCGGAGCGCATTCTCAAGATGCCCACCGCTTCGCCAGCAGATCTGGACCGCCTTGCCAACCTTGAGCATCGGCGGGACATCGCCCGAGAAAAGCGCAAGATCCATTTTTCCAGCTTTGTGCTTTCTTCGCAGGGCGAGCAAGCAAAGTGCGCAGGCGCAATCCTGTCCGATGGCGAAGCCCAGCTCATTGATCGCCCTCTCGATATTACGCTGCCGGGCTTTGGCGCTATCCAGTTGCGACCGGCAGAAGGAGCGGCACAAGCCATCGAAGACCCTGACGCCTTGCAAGCGGAGATCAATGCCACGCTCGGCGCTCTCGGGTTTGAAACGGTAACAGCCGCAAGAGCTGCCCATGATGCCCATCGCAAGGCGCAGGATGCCAAACAGCTGGCGCAGGCACAAATACGGGCCAGTGCACCAGACGGGCTGGAAGCATTAAGACGCGAACAAGACCAGCTGTGCACCGAGCTTGGATGCACCATTGAACAGGCTGCGTCCTTGTTGGTTGATGACAATGCCAATGCGCCGCGCACCTCTGAAACAATGGAACATGGCTTACGAGATTTGGACGAGGCACTGTCCGCGCTTCGTGGGTCTCTTCCCAAGCTTCAAGACCGTTTCACCCATGCAGCCAATGCCTTGACCGAAGCGGATGTTCTGTTGGGTGAAAGGCGCAAGGCGCTGGCTGATCTCGCACCCCCTGCCGATGAAGAGGCACAGCTTGACCAGAGCATTCGGGCCAGAAGCGATCTGGCACCAAAACTGGCCACTGCGCGCGCGCAAGTCAACCAGCTTCAGCAGCAGGCGCCCGATCTTGCCGCCACCGAAGCCGCCCATCAACGGGCGCTTCAGGCGGACGAACAGGACCGGAAGGAAATTCACCTGCAGGAGACGGAACTGGCGCGGCTCAATGGTGCCATTCAGACCCAATCTGAAGGAGCCGTTGAAGAAAAACTCGCAGAGGTCAGCGGCAGGCTAACCCGCGCTTTAGAGAGGGCGGCACAGTTTGCCAGCCACGCCAAAGCCATCGACTTGTTGATCACCCATCTCGAAGCGGCCCGGGCACAGGCGCAGGAAACCTATTTCGAACCGATCCGACAGGAATTGTTGCCCCTGTTGCGCCAATTGCACGCAGGTGCTGACTTCCAGATTGATGCCGACAAACTGCTGATCGACACCATCACGCGCAACGGCATCACCGACAAGGTTGATGTGCTTTCCGGCGGGGCCTATGAGCAGATTGCCATTCTGACCCGACTTGCCTTTGCCAAGCTGTTTGCCAAGCGTGGCAGTCATGTTCCCATCATTCTCGATGATGCATTGGTGCATACGGACGATGAGCGCATTTCCACCATGTTCAACATGCTGGCCCAGATGGCCAAGGATCAGCAGATCATTGTTCTGAGCTGCCGCACCCGTGCCTTCTCGGACCTTGGTGGCGAGCGAGCCTTCATCAGTGAGGGGCATACCGCCGACGCAAGGGAGCATTAA
- a CDS encoding DNA repair exonuclease: protein MRFIHCADFHLGKPFGTFDEDTRAALKTARLDALRATGNLAMERGAELVLIAGDTFDAEAPPSRLVRRAIDIMADFSSLTWIWMPGNHDSLAAVDLWERIERDRPENVILATKAEVIEIGQDVAILPAPPAVRSPGFDLTDWMARAETGDRIRIGLAHGGVTDFGSEDGGLATIPPDRAEQSDLDYLALGDWHGQMAIGQKTWYAGSPEADGFKGHSEAGVLLVSIDARGTAPRVEPIPLGRYKWHRLEISFFAGSDPVESMMMALPETDRAHALVKLIGSGRLTLSELARLKEACDGIADAFHYFDADLMKIGIKQNEDDLDLIAESGALRVAAESLLAETSTDGRAEEDARIAQQALSHLFHLAQEVDQ from the coding sequence ATGCGCTTTATTCATTGCGCCGACTTCCATCTCGGCAAACCTTTCGGAACGTTCGACGAGGACACCCGCGCAGCGCTGAAGACAGCACGCCTGGACGCCTTGCGCGCCACGGGCAATCTGGCGATGGAACGGGGGGCAGAGCTGGTGCTGATTGCTGGCGACACCTTCGATGCGGAGGCACCGCCCTCACGGCTGGTCCGGCGTGCCATTGATATCATGGCAGACTTTTCGTCCCTCACATGGATCTGGATGCCGGGCAATCACGATTCCCTTGCCGCTGTTGATCTGTGGGAGCGGATCGAACGAGACAGGCCGGAAAATGTCATTCTCGCCACAAAGGCCGAAGTGATCGAAATCGGGCAGGATGTGGCCATTTTGCCAGCGCCGCCCGCGGTCAGAAGCCCCGGCTTTGACCTCACAGACTGGATGGCGCGCGCTGAGACGGGCGACCGCATCCGGATCGGCCTTGCCCATGGCGGGGTCACTGATTTCGGCTCGGAAGATGGCGGGCTGGCAACCATTCCGCCAGACAGGGCCGAGCAATCAGATCTTGACTATCTGGCACTTGGCGATTGGCATGGCCAAATGGCCATCGGGCAAAAGACATGGTATGCGGGCTCCCCCGAGGCAGACGGCTTCAAAGGGCATAGCGAGGCCGGTGTGCTGTTGGTCAGCATTGATGCGCGAGGAACGGCGCCGCGCGTCGAGCCCATTCCTTTGGGGCGCTACAAGTGGCATCGGCTGGAGATCAGCTTTTTTGCGGGTAGTGATCCGGTGGAAAGCATGATGATGGCTCTGCCTGAAACAGACCGCGCCCATGCCCTCGTCAAGCTCATCGGTTCGGGTCGCCTGACGCTCAGTGAATTGGCCCGCCTCAAGGAAGCCTGCGACGGGATCGCCGACGCCTTCCACTATTTCGATGCCGACTTGATGAAAATCGGCATCAAGCAAAATGAGGATGATCTCGATCTTATCGCAGAAAGTGGTGCCCTCAGGGTGGCGGCAGAAAGCCTTTTGGCCGAAACCTCGACCGACGGGCGGGCAGAGGAGGATGCGCGCATCGCTCAGCAGGCACTGTCGCACCTGTTCCATCTGGCGCAGGAGGTGGACCAATGA
- a CDS encoding DUF4386 domain-containing protein — protein sequence MSSPPHQTQIWHMARAAGCLYAAIILLGLSAELGIRSQLIQPDDTAATVSAILAHGGLFRLGLAADLTMALCDAGLALLFFFMFRATAPALALSAMVFRLLQTGVIAVNLLNLQAAWLLINGLSGSTEGDQATMAMQFLLLHGYGYDLGLLFFGVNGLLMATLIWQSCLFSRVFAVGLGLAGVVYLTGSGLRFLVPDLAEGFEPAYGIPILAESLFCIRLLIASGFASKRLGREATPHAEEEK from the coding sequence ATGAGTTCGCCACCACATCAAACACAGATCTGGCACATGGCGAGGGCCGCCGGATGCCTCTATGCCGCAATCATCCTTCTGGGACTATCTGCAGAACTTGGCATCCGGTCGCAGCTCATCCAGCCTGATGATACTGCTGCGACAGTGAGTGCCATCCTCGCTCATGGAGGCCTGTTTCGTCTCGGTCTTGCTGCCGACCTCACCATGGCCCTCTGCGATGCCGGGCTTGCACTGCTGTTCTTTTTCATGTTTCGGGCAACCGCACCTGCTCTGGCTTTATCCGCTATGGTGTTCCGCCTGCTGCAAACCGGGGTGATCGCGGTCAACCTGCTCAATCTGCAGGCCGCCTGGCTGCTTATAAACGGGCTTTCCGGCTCAACCGAAGGGGATCAGGCAACCATGGCGATGCAATTTCTACTTCTTCATGGCTATGGCTACGATCTGGGCCTGTTATTTTTTGGCGTGAATGGGTTGCTGATGGCTACGCTCATCTGGCAGTCGTGCCTTTTCAGCCGGGTTTTCGCTGTCGGGCTGGGATTGGCCGGTGTCGTCTATCTTACCGGCAGCGGACTGCGCTTTCTGGTGCCAGATTTAGCCGAGGGTTTCGAACCGGCCTATGGCATCCCGATACTGGCGGAAAGCCTGTTTTGCATCAGATTGCTCATCGCTTCTGGATTTGCCTCAAAGCGGTTGGGACGAGAGGCTACCCCGCATGCAGAAGAAGAGAAATGA